TTGGACGCCTTGGCGATCTTGACGATCTTGGCGGCCTTGACGCGTTTCTTCCCCACGCGCTCCGCAGCCATCACCGGAGCAACCGAGGTTGCAGAGAAGACCAGCGCCAGAACGGCGGCAAGCCACCTCAGCATCGACCAAGGTTGTTGACGGAAAGGTGTGCGTACGGACATTTCAGCTGCAAAACGATACAAACTGAAATCAGTCTAGGCGAATTGACAATCATGCGCAACGCCTTGATTTATCGAAGATTTTCAGTTTTGGACCGCTTATTCGGGCTTGCACATCCGGGGCTTGCGGCCATCAACCCTGCGCAGCCACGCGTTCGGCCTTGCTGTGCAGCTTGTTCAACGCGGCCAGGTACGCCTTCGCCGAGGCCACCACGATGTCGGGATCGGCCCCCACGCCGTTGACGATGCGCCCGCCCAGTTGGAGGCGAACCGTCACCTCACCCTGCGACTCGGTGCTGCCGGATGTGATGGCGTTCACCGAATACAACAGCAGTTCGGCCCCCGTGCCCACTTTCGACTCGATCGCCTTGATGCTGGCATCGACCGGGCCGTTGCCATCGGACCGGGCGTGGTGTTCCACGTCACCCGCGGCAAACGCGACCTCGGCATGCGGGCGCTCACCCATTTCGGAATGCTGCGACAAGGCCAGCAGCCGGTAGTGCTCGGCCTGGTTGTCGCTCTGCTCGTCGCTGACGAGGGCCAGGATGTCCTCGTCGAAGATCTCGCTCTTGCGATCGGCCAGGTCCTTGAACTTCATGAACGCGGCATTGACCTCGGCCTCGGATTCGAGGGCGATGCCCAGATCCTGCAGTCGCTGCTTGAAGGCGTTGCGGCCCGACAGCTTGCCCAGCACGATCTTGTTGGCCGACCAGCCGACGTCTTCGGCACGCATGATCTCGTAGGTGTCGCGCGCCTTGAGCACGCCGTCCTGATGGATGCCCGATGCGTGGGCGAAAGCGTTCGCCCCCACCACCGCCTTGTTGGGCTGGACGACGAAACCGGTGGTCTGCGCCACCATGCGCGAGGCCGGCACGATCTGGCTGGTGTCCACCCGCAGGTCGAGGCCGAAGTAGTCGCGCCGGGTCTTCACCGCCATCACGACCTCCTCGAGCGAGCAGTTGCCGGCGCGCTCGCCAAGGCCGTTGATGGTGCACTCGACCTGACGCGCCCCGCCGATCTTGACACCCGCCAGCGAGTTGGCCACGGCCATGCCGAGGTCGTTGTGGCAGTGCACCGACCAGATCGCCTTGTCGGAGTTGGGCACGCGCTCGCGCAGATTGCGGATGAAGTTGCCGTAGAGCTCGGGGATCGCGTAGCCCACCGTGTCGGGGATGTTGAGCGTGGTCGCGCCTTCGTCGATCACCGCCTCAAGCACGCGACACAGGAAATCCGGATCGGAGCGATACCCGTCCTCGGGCGAGAACTCGATGTCGCCGCACAGGTTGCGGGCAAAGCGCACCGACAGCCTGGCCTGCTCGAGCACCTCGTCGGGCGACATGCGCAGCTTCTTCTCCATGTGCAGCGCACTGGTGGCGATGAAGGTGTGGATGCGCGCCCGGTTGGCACCGCGCAGCGCCTCGGCGGCGCGCGAGATGTCGCGGTCGTTGGCACGTGCCAGCGAGCAGATGGTCGAGTCCTTGATGACATCGGCGATCGCCTTGACGGCCTCGAAATCGCCGTTCGACGAAGCAGCAAAACCGGCCTCGATGACGTCGACCTTGAGCCGCTCGAGCTGGCGTGCGATGCGCAGCTTCTCGTCACGGGTCATCGACGCACCGGGCGACTGCTCGCCGTCGCGCAAGGTGGTGTCAAAAATGATGAGTTGATCGCTCATGACCTGTCTCCTCAGACGGTGGCGTCTTGTTGATTCACGGTGGATGGGCTGCAGGCTGCGCGGTGCCAGCCTGAAAGCACGGCCTTGATCGAGGCGGTGGCGATGTTGGCATCGATGCCGACACCGAACAGCGATGCACCGCCGCCGACTCGCAATTCCAGGTAGGCCGCCGCACGCGCCTGGGCGCCGGCACC
This portion of the Leptothrix cholodnii SP-6 genome encodes:
- a CDS encoding 2-isopropylmalate synthase codes for the protein MSDQLIIFDTTLRDGEQSPGASMTRDEKLRIARQLERLKVDVIEAGFAASSNGDFEAVKAIADVIKDSTICSLARANDRDISRAAEALRGANRARIHTFIATSALHMEKKLRMSPDEVLEQARLSVRFARNLCGDIEFSPEDGYRSDPDFLCRVLEAVIDEGATTLNIPDTVGYAIPELYGNFIRNLRERVPNSDKAIWSVHCHNDLGMAVANSLAGVKIGGARQVECTINGLGERAGNCSLEEVVMAVKTRRDYFGLDLRVDTSQIVPASRMVAQTTGFVVQPNKAVVGANAFAHASGIHQDGVLKARDTYEIMRAEDVGWSANKIVLGKLSGRNAFKQRLQDLGIALESEAEVNAAFMKFKDLADRKSEIFDEDILALVSDEQSDNQAEHYRLLALSQHSEMGERPHAEVAFAAGDVEHHARSDGNGPVDASIKAIESKVGTGAELLLYSVNAITSGSTESQGEVTVRLQLGGRIVNGVGADPDIVVASAKAYLAALNKLHSKAERVAAQG